In one Aricia agestis chromosome 5, ilAriAges1.1, whole genome shotgun sequence genomic region, the following are encoded:
- the LOC121727468 gene encoding uncharacterized protein LOC121727468 translates to MDPRSIRARIVGEVYTCLAFWLTVSALPALAFSYIVVRFSKNLWLKILSSRYPNLEFIRTVTIRALLDTHRNQGIINVLLCVKGGLNEDAIRHQLAQHLIDRRDERGGLVFPRLRHVLVSTWGNYAWDANVPFRLENHFIVANGIHRGRPVSDSNIQEYVSDKISKYFPPDQPPWQYIIIPCVSLDPKYYVLVRVHHLLLTGKGSLNIGDMLLLEQTSNQVEDLDYYQKSPLGKLFPQPSAIPELWGKLNETMSNIWNEFISEYDPIESPCAMKSLPGAFHVAGIVLISAASALRELKKKRASNRDTHPTLTATKFIAAVKRECKKRSLNAPKLLLAPLVTVDPRKWPRKLFKTTVSTAYSIVTLPFKIRDELTALYDLRFKGEVKQMNTLTWKYGELGQLWIKATVETWRYLIEAYRAPAQLWSDAMRNDTGKQHMLQTISLCGRKAISWSKPISRASMERAARALGVTSTDIALYAATESLRAFFEQAQSDTPENVLVTARAATEDFLYTFSEGNGKRFKKDHTGGMVCLSLPIGASPRRIAAVIDEACKRQKGLAALWAAQTNCGALTRSVPSPFARLTLNMLSRRYAVSYAEINAPINGERKTTLWRQTVEDVLYWRPPQANISMSLTIIQYADTVRLAVMTDARLAPAHTVPSARWPAAVLQLLDRIERIAAQSQQEQQLTEQRVIEEQLTEPQETEPEPTERTFDSLRPPNVQAVSPPPTPQSADEFA, encoded by the exons ATGGACCCCCGCAGCATCCGCGCTCGTATCGTGGGCGAGGTCTACACATGTTTGGCGTTCTGGTTGACTGTTTCGGCCCTGCCCGCGCTGGCCTTCTCCTATATCG TTGTAAGATTCAGCAAGAACCTGTGGCTGAAAATATTGTCCAGTAGATATCCCAACCTAGAGTTCATCAGGACTGTCACTATACGCGCACTTCTGGACACACACAGAAATCAAGGAATTATCAATGTTTTACTTTGTGTCAAAG GTGGACTAAACGAGGACGCGATACGTCACCAGCTAGCCCAGCACCTGATAGACCGGCGAGACGAGCGCGGGGGGCTGGTGTTCCCCCGCCTGCGCCACGTGCTCGTGTCCACGTGGGGCAACTACGCCTGGGACGCCAACGTACCCTTCAGACTGGAGAACCACTTCATCGTCGCCAACGGCATACACCGAGGCCGCCCCGTCAGTGATAGCAATATTCAG GAGTATGTAAGCGATAAAATATCCAAATATTTCCCACCGGACCAGCCGCCGTGGCAGTACATAATCATACCCTGCGTCTCGCTGGACCCCAAATATTATGTCCTGGTAAGGGTTCACCATTTGCTACTAACCGGCAAGGGATCCCTTAATATTGGCGATATGTTACTTTTAGAACAAACGTCGAACCAAGTGGAGGATTTGGATTACTACCAGAAAAGTCCTCTGGGGAAGTTGTTCCCCCAGCCGTCGGCTATACCGGAACTGTGGGGTAAATTGAACGAGACGATGTCCAATATTTGGAATGAGTTTATATCGGAGTACGATCCGATCGAGAGCCCGTGCGCGATGAAATCGCTGCCTGGAGCGTTTCATGTCGCTGGAATAGTGCTCATATCTGCTGCGAGCGCTCTAAGAGAGTTGAAGAAGAAGAGAGCTAGCAATCGCGACACGCACCCGACACTCACGGCTACTAAATTTATAGCGGCAGTTAAACGAGAGTGCAAGAAGAGAAGTCTAAACGCACCTAAG CTTCTACTGGCACCTCTAGTAACTGTGGACCCAAGAAAATGGCCAAGGAAACTGTTTAAGACAACAGTCTCAACGGCGTACTCCATAGTTACTCTACCGTTTAAGATACGTGATGAGCTCACAGCTCTCTATGATCTCAGATTTAAGGGAGAAGTGAAACAAATGAATACCCTCACATGGAAGTACGGAGAGCTAGGGCAGTTATGGATAAAGGCAACTGTAGAGACTTGGAGATATCTCATTGAAGCGTATAGAGCACCAGCCCAGTTATGGTCTGATGCGATGAGGAATGATACTGGAAAACAGCACATGTTACAAACTATTTCGCTTTGTGGACGAAAG GCTATATCATGGTCGAAACCAATTTCTAGGGCCAGTATGGAGAGGGCAGCGCGCGCTTTAGGCGTGACGTCAACTGACATAGCGTTGTACGCTGCCACGGAGTCTTTGAGGGCGTTCTTCGAGCAAGCGCAGAGCGACACGCCCGAGAACGTCCTCGTCACTGCTCGCGCCGCCACCGAAGACTTCCTGTACACATTCTCAGAGGGCAACGGGAAGAGATTCAAGAAGGACCACACTGGAG GTATGGTGTGCCTGTCCCTGCCAATCGGAGCTTCGCCTCGCCGCATCGCTGCCGTCATAGACGAAGCCTGCAAGCGACAGAAAGGTTTAGCAGCCCTTTGGGCCGCGCAAACCAACTGCGGAGCTCTCACTAGATCGGTCCCTTCGCCCTTCGCTCGTCTAACTCTGAACATGCTGTCGAGGAGATACGCGGTCTCGTATGCAGAAATAAACGCACCAATAAACGGAGAGAGAAAGACTACACTATGGCGTCAGACTGTAGAAGATGTGTTATATTGGAGACCCCCTCAAGCTAATATAA GTATGTCTCTAACAATAATCCAGTACGCGGATACGGTGCGACTCGCTGTAATGACGGACGCTCGACTGGCGCCCGCGCACACCGTGCCGAGCGCGCGCTGGCCCGCCGCTGTCCTACAACTACTGGACAGAATAGAGAGGATAGCTGCACAGTCGCAGCAGGAACAACAGCTGACAGAACAACGAGTAATAGAAGAGCAGCTGACAGAACCACAAGAAACAGAACCAGAACCGACAGAACGTACATTTGACTCGCTGCGACCCCCTAACGTTCAAGCCGTGAGCCCTCCGCCCACACCACAATCAGCTGACGAGTTTGCGTAA
- the LOC121727465 gene encoding exosome complex exonuclease RRP44, with the protein MWTTKTFLTKTKRGNILKIVREHYLRDDLLCGSAACDVCPHKDDEIILEAEPSSVCDLFQNHHYLILDTNVVLHQIDVLEEDALKNVIILQTVLEEVKHRNTAIFKRLLDIIANKKRKFYSFINEHHKDTYIERNAGEKQNDRNDRAIRKAATWYESHLSINKTNKNFPTIILLTDDENNRKLAQEEGITCCSVKEYVENIKGFVGLADKLSKNVMPESCSKNALYPAHLTPSQIHNGIRNGTIYQATFHASRDNFLEGTASINQFDKPILLQGHIGINRAIDGDIVAIELLPKEEWSKPSDIVLEDKTDDPGDILDEDAELKLKNSKAEKDTDEISPTGKVVGIIRRKWRQYCGILMPSNFPGATRHLFTPAERRIPRVRIETRQSDILASQKIVVALDSWPRNSRYPLGHFVRSLGPIGDKNAENEVILLEHDVPHARFSEAVLACLPPDDWTIPEEEYKKRQDLRDICVCSVDPPGCTDIDDALHARPKGGVYEVGVHIADVTYFLRPGNAMDKEAASRSTTVYLVDRRIDMLPDYLSSNLCSLRGGEERLAFSCVWEIDENANVLSTKFHKSVIKSRAAMTYEEAQIAIDDKSRNDEIVSSLRILNSLAKKLKQKRLDNGALLLASPEVRFQVDSETHDPVEVQAKKIMDTNSMVEEFMLLANVSVAERLARDFPRCALLRRHPAPPPANFTTFLKAASQQGFDLDVSTNKAFSKSLNEAVIPDRPFFNTLLRIMATRCMQQAVYFSSGTKTQEEFYHYGLACPIYTHFTSPIRRYADVMVHRLLAATIGADATHATLLDTRAADALCDNLNYRHRQAQYASRASVALNTHILFTNRVEVEQAVVLAVKRNALQVLIVKYGLEGPLYLPNDKFTYNEEENYQVCGDIVLKTFDELTVRLVLDSTNLQHRKLVFQLVEPHIPGFSYVEEKMEVDEIEPKKRKDETEVKSKKKKSKK; encoded by the exons atgtGGACTACGAAAACGTTTCTCACAAAAACAAAGCGTGGAAACATATTAAAA attGTTAGAGAACATTACTTACGTGACGATTTACTATGCGGATCGGCAGCTTGTGATGTTTGTCCCCATAAAGACGATGAAATTATTTTGGAAGCAGAACCAAGCTCTGTATGTGATTTATTCCAAAATCATCACTACCTGATTTTGGATACTAATGTCGTGCTACATCAGATAGATGTACTAGAAGAAGATGCtttgaaaaatgttataataCTACAAACTGTATTAGAAGAGGTTAAACATAGAAATACTGCTATATTTAAACGACTTTTAGATATTATTGCAAACAAAAAAAGGAAGTTTTACTCATTTATTAATGAGCATCATAA AGACACTTACATTGAACGTAACGCAGGAGAAAAACAAAATGATCGAAATGATAGAGCAATTCGTAAAGCAGCTACTTGGTATGAATCTCATTTATCTATCAACAAAACAAATAAGAATTTTCCAACAATCATTCTTTTGACTGATGATGAAAACAACAGGAAGTTGGCTCAAGAAGAAGGAATTACCTGCTGCTCTG tgaaAGAGTATGTAGAGAACATAAAAGGTTTTGTTGGACTAGCTgataaattatcaaaaaatgTTATGCCAGAAAGCTGTTCAAAAAATGCTTTGTACCCTGCACATTTGACACCCAGTCAAATACATAATGGAATCAGAAATGGTACAATATACCAGGCAACCTTTCATGCTTCTCGAGACAACTTTCTCGAAGGAACGGCCAGTATCAACCAATTTGACAAACCT ATTCTGCTACAAGGTCATATAGGCATTAATAGAGCCATAGATGGTGATATTGTGGCCATAGAACTGTTGCCAAAAGAGGAATGGAGTAAGCCTAGTGACATTGTACTAGAAGACAAAACAGATGATCCTGGAGATATTTTAGACGAAGATGCTGAGTTAAAGCTCAAAAACAGTAAAGCTGAGAAAGACACTGATGAAATATCCCCAACAGGCAAAGTTGTGGGTATTATAAGGAGAAAGTGGAGACAGTACTGTGGTATATTGATGCCAAGTAATTTCCCAG GAGCTACCCGCCATCTTTTTACACCCGCTGAAAGGCGAATTCCGCGAGTGCGTATTGAAACACGCCAAAGCGATATTCTCGCATCCCAAAAAATTGTAGTGGCTCTAGACTCTTGGCCGAGAAATAGTCGTTATCCATTAGGTCATTTCGTCAGATCCCTGGGACCTATAG GTGATAAAAATGCTGAGAATGAGGTTATTCTACTTGAACACGACGTTCCCCACGCGAGATTCAGCGAAGCCGTGCTGGCCTGTCTACCTCCCGACGATTGGACAATACCCGAGGAG GAGTACAAAAAGCGTCAAGACCTGCGTGATATATGCGTGTGTTCCGTCGACCCGCCGGGCTGCACGGACATCGACGACGCGCTGCACGCTCGGCCGAAAGGGGGCGTGTACGAGGTGGGCGTGCATATCGCTGACGTCACGTACTTCCTGCGGCCCGGAAACGCCATGGATAAGGAGGCCGCGTCCAGGTCAACTACAGTGTACCTCGTGGATCGCAGAATTGATATGTTGCCAG actatttGAGTTCAAACCTCTGCTCACTGCGAGGCGGTGAGGAGCGTCTGGCGTTCTCTTGTGTTTGGGAGATAGACGAGAATGCTAATGTCTTGTCGACCAAGTTCCATAAGAGCGTCATTAAG TCGCGCGCTGCCATGACGTACGAGGAAGCGCAGATAGCGATCGACGACAAGTCGAGAAACGACGAGATAGTGTCGTCGCTTCGTATCCTCAACTCCCTCGCCAAGAAACTGAAACAGAAACGTCTCGACAACGGCGCCCTGCTGCTGGCCTCACCAGAAGTTCGATTCCAG GTGGACTCCGAAACCCACGATCCGGTGGAGGTGCAGGCGAAGAAGATAATGGACACCAACTCCATGGTTGAGGAGTTCATGTTGCTGGCGAACGTGAGCGTGGCGGAGCGGCTGGCGCGGGACTTCCCCCGGTGCGCGCTGCTGCGACGCCACCCCGCCCCACCTCCAGCCAACTTCACTACGTTCCTCAAGGCCGCTAGCCAGCAG ggtTTCGACTTAGACGTGTCTACGAACAAGGCGTTTTCGAAGTCTCTGAACGAAGCGGTGATTCCGGACCGGCCGTTCTTTAACACATTGCTACGTATAATGGCGACGCGGTGCATGCAGCAGGCCGTGTACTTCTCCAGTGGAACGAAGACGCAAGAGGAGTTCTACCATTACGGCTTAGCGTGTCCGATTTACACGCATTTCACTTCGCCTATACGTAG GTATGCGGACGTGATGGTGCACCGTCTGCTGGCGGCGACGATCGGCGCGGACGCGACGCACGCGACGCTGCTGGACACGCGCGCCGCGGACGCGCTCTGCGACAACCTCAACTACCGCCACCGCCAGGCGCAGTACGCCTCGCGCGCGTCCGTCGCGCTCAACACGCAC ATCCTGTTCACGAACCGCGTGGAGGTGGAGCAGGCGGTGGTGCTGGCGGTGAAGCGGAACGCGCTGCAGGTGCTCATCGTCAAGTACGGCCTGGAGGGACCGCTGTACCTGCCCAACGACAAGTTTACTTACAACGAGGAG GAGAATTACCAAGTCTGCGGCGACATCGTGCTGAAGACATTCGACGAGCTCACCGTTCGTCTGGTCCTCGACAGCACAAACCTTCAGCACCGGAAGCTGGTGTTCCAACTCGTCGAACCCCATATACCCGGCTTCAGCTACGTCGAGGAAAAAATGGAAGTCGACGAGATTGAACCGAAGAAGAGGAAAGACGAGACGGAAGTGAAGAGCAAGAAGAAGAAGTCCAAGAAATAA